The following coding sequences are from one Bacteroidota bacterium window:
- a CDS encoding ABC transporter ATP-binding protein gives MAGLKLDKVTMRFGGLTAVGNLDAEIGPHDLVGLIGPNGAGKTTVFNVITGVYEPTEGDVLFDGLRLNGLRPHTIGHRGIARTFQNIRLFRGMSVFDNIRVSLTPRTKFGHWRSMLRIGSFYSNERRVALRVEELLDLFQLRHARDELATSLPYGDQRRLEIVRALATEPKLLLLDEPAAGMNMVEKQNLMRLIRQLREQFSIAILLIEHDMSLVMGICERIYVLDYGLKIAHGSPLEIRNDPKVIEAYLGEVTE, from the coding sequence TTGGCAGGTCTCAAGCTCGATAAGGTTACAATGCGCTTCGGCGGACTGACCGCCGTGGGCAATCTCGATGCCGAGATTGGTCCGCACGATCTCGTCGGACTCATCGGTCCGAACGGCGCTGGCAAGACGACCGTCTTCAACGTCATCACGGGCGTCTACGAGCCGACCGAAGGCGATGTGCTGTTCGATGGCCTGCGCCTGAACGGACTTCGTCCACACACGATCGGCCACCGCGGAATTGCGCGGACGTTTCAGAATATTCGGCTCTTTCGCGGGATGTCGGTTTTCGATAACATTCGCGTATCGCTGACGCCCCGCACCAAGTTCGGCCACTGGCGCTCGATGCTCCGCATCGGCAGCTTCTACTCGAACGAGCGGCGGGTTGCCCTACGGGTGGAGGAATTGCTCGATCTGTTTCAGCTCCGCCATGCGCGCGATGAACTTGCGACGAGTTTACCGTATGGCGATCAGCGCCGTTTGGAAATCGTCCGCGCGCTCGCCACGGAGCCGAAGCTGCTCTTGCTCGATGAGCCCGCCGCCGGAATGAACATGGTCGAGAAGCAAAACCTGATGCGGCTCATCCGGCAACTTCGCGAGCAATTCTCAATTGCGATCTTACTCATCGAGCACGACATGTCGCTCGTCATGGGAATCTGCGAGCGGATTTACGTCCTCGATTACGGTCTCAAGATCGCCCATGGTTCACCGCTCGAAATCCGCAACGATCCGAAGGTGATCGAAGCCTATCTCGGCGAAGTAACAGAGTAG